One segment of Solanum stenotomum isolate F172 chromosome 1, ASM1918654v1, whole genome shotgun sequence DNA contains the following:
- the LOC125850669 gene encoding probable membrane-associated kinase regulator 6 — protein sequence MENSQQPLATESFSYSWLLNRKPSIDGLTESPRPCYSSDDDHDNDDEEDMKFIAYSKRFLEEAQNFNFDVHPVSESVHADEIFSDGHIMPRYLDKSKIESFREDFNNFNINSSVPSSSTHPTPRVSDSTTSDQADFLEKWRKFSRRVLVKWLGFIRPISKRISSSRKSTAKVDDLQRKVSEIQSCKTTDSSFQGSPPHRIMKSHSVVDWAGNRNDQRSRVKTLRKVKSWSSIKSPQAYNSPIKSPAYDHSNDVWRDMEGAVSDAILHCKRSFGMLTEPDINLDDHFVKKMQH from the coding sequence ATGGAAAATTCCCAACAACCTCTTGCCACAGAGAGTTTTTCATATAGCTGGTTGTTGAACAGAAAACCTTCCATTGATGGCCTAACAGAATCCCCTAGACCTTGTTATAGTAGTGATGATGAtcatgataatgatgatgaagaagatatGAAGTTTATCGCTTACTCGAAAAGATTCCTAGAAGAAGCTCAAAACTTCAATTTTGATGTTCATCCTGTTTCTGAATCTGTCCATGCTGATGAAATCTTCTCTGATGGACACATCATGCCTCGATATCTTGATAAAtcaaagattgaatcttttCGCGAAgacttcaataatttcaacataaattcatcagtACCCTCAAGTAGTACTCATCCCACACCACGAGTTTCAGATTCTACAACTAGTGATCAAGCTGATTTTCTTGAGAAATGGAGGAAATTTTCGCGCAGAGTCTTGGTTAAATGGTTAGGATTCATCAGGCCAATTTCCAAAAGGATATCAAGTTCAAGAAAAAGTACAGCAAAAGTTGATGACCTTCAAAGAAAAGTAAGTGAAATTCAAAGCTGCAAAACTACTGATTCTTCATTTCAGGGATCTCCTCCTCATCGAATAATGAAATCTCATTCTGTTGTCGATTGGGCTGGAAATCGTAATGATCAGAGAAGTAGAGTTAAGACTTTGAGAAAGGTGAAAAGCTGGAGTAGTATTAAGTCACCACAGGCATATAATTCCCCTATAAAAAGTCCAGCCTATGATCATTCTAATGATGTTTGGCGCGATATGGAGGGCGCGGTTTCTGATGCAATTCTTCACTGTAAAAGATCATTTGGTATGTTAACAGAGCCTGATATCAATCTTGATGATCATTTTGTCAAGAAGATGCAACACTAG